Sequence from the Esox lucius isolate fEsoLuc1 chromosome 6, fEsoLuc1.pri, whole genome shotgun sequence genome:
ATACTGTCAACGACATGACTGCCATCCATAGTAGTAACCACAACTGGTAACCATATAACCATATAAACCATATAAACACTGTCAATGTCTTTCAACATGCAATATAATAGTCATCAAGGCAGAGGATTAAACCAGAGAGCCCCTGAACAGGATCTAAACTACAAACTGAGCagctgtgaaccatcacaagtacatGTTTGTTGAAAAGCAGGCTTCTACCAGGACAAATGTCGACAATGTTGGTGCAATATCATTGGCCAATAAGcaactgtctttctttcttgctTGGACGACGTGGGTGAAACACATCCGTGTGTGTAGTCATATCCAAAGATGGGATGGTGTGATACAAGCCCCTTCATGGGTCTCACAATGTTGGGGCTCCACAACTCATTCAAaggtgattcaggaatggttttgggccAATCCTTGATTCCTGAGCCTAGACCTGCCCCATAATCTCCTTTTCAtaatggaggtggaaggtctatgactgCCATTGCTATGAGCATGTCACCCTCCTCCAGCTCATGGATAagccatgtcatgacatcactggtgaccaatgTTAGGGTTGGATTTGCCAAGCCGAAAGATTCTTACCGCAGTACATGAAAAATTAAGATATTCATAGTGATCCATGATTATAGAAGATGTCTTCATTGATCACACTTTTGATTATAGGATAGCAATCATGGAAATTACTTAtgatcagtttggagttttgtaCTAAGAGTTTTTAAAAACCACAACATAATATTGATAATTTCACCAAAGCAACTAAAACAGTTTTATATATCAATAGCTGTTTAATAATTTATATAGAATGAAAGTATAACAGATTAccttttattaatattttattcagttttAGATGGGTGACAAAATGAATAactgagtggaggaacataaagaatgcagatgcttccatacaggtgtactgcatgatacaaatTAAGCAATTACATCCAGTCATGCCATGTGGCATGTGATAAAATgttgagcaggcccagttgacctttattttggatcaagatggcaagaggataGGATGTAAGTTTTAGACAGCTCTCTCCCCAACCATCATCAAAAAACGTATTTGGATTAATGGTGTTCCATTCCTCCAGTAGAGATCCAGAGACTagtagaatctatgccaagacATATTGAATCTGTTCTGGTGGCTCATGgaccaacaccttactgagacttTTCATGTTGGgatttcctttaatttgtcacctgtccATATATGacaataaatactgtatgtcataaaTATCAGGAAAATACAACTGAAACAGAGTGCAACCAAGCTACATGTCAAATCACAACTCATCACAGCTCTGGTTTTGAGTGATACTGGACTAGCAACTTCCCATTGAGCAGAATGTCAGAACATCAGCACAACATCCTTACAAGACAAGAACACATCAGCTCAACATCCTTACAAGACAAGAACACATCAGCTCAACATCCTTACAAGACAAGACAACATCAGCACAACATCCTTACAAGACAAGACAACATCCTCACAACATCCTTACAAGACAAGAACACATCAGCTCAACATCCTTACAAGACAAGACAACATCAGCACAACATCCTTACAAGACAAGACAACATCCTCACAACATTCTTACAAGACAAGACAACATCAGCACAACATCCTTACAAGACAAGACAACATCCTCACAATATCCTTACAAGACAAGAACACATCAGCTCAACATCCTTACAAGACAAGACAACATCAGCACAACATCCTTACAAGACAAGACAACATCCTTACAAGACAAGACAACATCAGAACAACATCCTTACAAGACAAGACAACATCAGCGCAACATCCTTACAAGACAAGACAACATCCTCACAACATTCTTACAAGACAAGACAACATCAGCACAACATCCTTACAAGACAAGACAACATCCTCACAATATCCTTACAAGACAAGAACACATCAGCTCAACATCCTTACAAGACAAGACAACATCAGCACAACATCCTTACAAGACAAGACAACATCCTTACAAGACAAGACAACATCAGAACAACATCCTTACAAGACAAGAACACATCAGCACAACATCCTTACAAGACAAGAACACATCAGCACAACATCCGCACGAGACAAGACAACATCAGCATAACATCATCAAAAGACAAGACAAGATCAGCAGAACATTCTTACACAACAAGACAATATCAGCACAACATCATCACAAGACAAGACACCATCAGCACAACATCAGTGTAATGTAATTAATCACTATTGTGCACTTGGCCGTTGCAAGAcaatgtattgttattttaaatcaCGTGTTTCAAAAAGAAGCTACTACCATGCGCATCAAACTTGGGATATACTGGGACTTTATTaggaaaatattttctatttgttttatacTTTAAGGGAACTTGACTTTGTTTGGTCAACTAGTCAACTACTTATCTAAAACCTACCTTAATGTACCTATTAAATGTTCACTTGAAACTTCAACAGAGCAGCAACAGACACAATATACAGTGTGACCAGCATGGATGGATGGGACCCTCAACTGTCCTACTCTACTACAGACACAAGTGACAGTGTGACCAGCATGGATGGATGGGACCCTCTACTGTCCTACTCTACTACAGACACAATAAACAGTGTGACCAGCATGGATGGATGGGACCTTCTACTGTCCTACTCTACTACAGACACAAGTGACAGTGTGACCAGCATGGATGGATGGGATCCTCTACTGTCCTACTCTACTACAGACACAATAAACAGTGTGACCAGCATGGATGGATGGGACCTTCTACTGTCCTACTCTACTACAGACACAAGTGACAGTGTGACCAGCATGGATGGATGGGATCCTCTACTGTCCTACTCTACTACAGACACAATAAACAGTGTGACCAGCATGGATGGATGGGACCTTCTACTGTCCTACTCTACTACAGACACAAGTGACAGTGTGACCAGCATGGATGGATGGGATCCTCTACTGTCCTACTCTACTACAGACACAATAAACAGTGTGACCAGCATGGATGGATGGGAACCTCTACTGTCCTACTCTACTACAGACACAATAAACAGTGTGACCAGCATGGATGGATGGGACCCTCTACTGTTCTACTCAACTACAGACACAAGTGACAGCCGGTATGTTTGTTTAGCAATGTTTGACTTGACAATGACAGCATAAGACAAGATGAGAGAACAAATAAATCAAGGCAGAATCTGGGAGTTTCTCTCCATTCAGATAAACCACTGTTATGTCTCTGATCAGGCCTGATGTTTCCAAATGTACATGGAGACCAAGTCACCAGAACTCCTAATAGGATCTCCACTTCCTTACAGCAGGTCTTGCCACTCAAGTTGTTGTTAAACTATAGGCATCTGTTTTCCTTTTTAACCAACCATGCCAGTCAACCGTCTTTGTTCAAACTTCACATTTACCAAATCCACCACTGAGGCCACACAGGCAATGACTTCAAATCGTTCAAACTTCCTCTCTTCCCTTCAGGCCACACAGAGTCCATGGTTGGCCATAAGTGCTGTCTGGCTTTCCCTCCTCCGGTCCTTCTTCCTCCCCAGCCGAACTCTCCAGCAGACAGCGCTGGATCCCAGAAGGGCCAGACCGGACGACAGCAGAAACAGCCCCAGTACCGAAATTGTGGAGCCGTGGGAGTTGAAGGTGTATGCCACAGTCGTTACCACAATCCCTGCGATGAGCACCACCACACCAAACGGCACAGTGCATCGGTAGCATGAGATCTCCGCCCCTCCGGTCGCCGCCATCAGCTGCCCCTCATTTATTAATGGGCCTGTCGTCACAATGATGCTACGgtctttctctgtgttgttgttgttggatttCTCCAAGTTGGCAGTGGGCATTTTGAGAACGCTTTTGGGAACTTTTATGGCATTTTTGCTGGTTGGCTCGTCTGGAATGAAGACTTTGCTGGGTAGGAAAAGGTGGGCCATCTTAACTGTCAGTAGTCAACCTGTTCATCTGTGTGGCCTAAGGAAAGAGGACATTAACTTTAGtcatattgaaaacaaaaacaaacattgattACACCTTATGGAACAACACAAGACAAGGAACACAGAGGTATGTCTCTGAATTGAAGTCTGTGACCACTGAAATGAATGAAGATCTCTTTTGCCTTGGCAGGAATATTTCCACTGGATGCATCACTGGCAGCTAGACACAAGGCCAAGACAGAGTCCAGCGTAACTGTTGAATTCCTGAGAGACCGGTGGGTAGTGTTTCAACACCTCAGAGAAACCCCAGACAATTTGATAAACAATCCGCTCTAAATGTTGAAATAGAAGATGTAGCCTAAAGCTATAAAAACTACTAGGACGTTGAATCTGTCATCAACACTTTAGGCAGGCTACTTCTCTGTCAATGTAACATTCAGACATCTAGACGCTAGATATTGCACTATTGCGCAATATGGAGATTATTATTTTGGATACAAACTCCTACCATTGGATGCTCACTGATTGTATAACCCATGCTTACATGGGTAGCTCTGCAGTAGTTTCTCTAGATAAAGGCTATGTAGATAATAAGGACTGATTGGAGATGTGTAATACATAAAGAGGCACCATTATTACGCACCAAAACATGATTCCATAGATTTTTTGATTTTACAGATTATCTGGAGCTTGCAAGCTAGCTAGTCTTTTTGAGATTGAGAAACAATGACTGCTTCTGATGACTGAAAATTGCTATGAAGTTGCTTAGGATTGTGAATATTATGGTTTCcttacaaccaggaaatgtaaATGGCTGATTCCAACCAGTGAAAGGCAGAAGTGTTGATGGCGCATGTGGTATGTTAACACTATTGTAATAGTGTGTAACGtccctttaaaatgtttttttactagTATAATTTGGGTTATGTGACTGGTGTTAGTGATTCTGATTCAAGCACTTGTCAAAAAGTAACGCTTCTAGAAATTGGAGCCCAATTCTCTCCAGTGGCAAACTGTTATCAGGGGACAGgtcaaatgtataaataaaaataatctcaCCTTTTCAGTATGCCATTTTATAACTTCGTCTATGTAAATTTAAATGAAGTGAAATTATAATGTGAGCATAATGATTTAATCACATCACTTTAGTAAATCCGTTTTTAAGGGATCACAGATCTAAGGATGACTAGAACGTTGTTTCAGTTGGCCTACTGTATCCAGAATAAGATTTTGATATGAGTTTATTTAGAGCGTTTCGGAGCGTTTATTTGTATCAGATATTGTCATGCATTGCAGGAGCCATGCAAATGTGACAACCAATTTTCTCTTTAACAGAACACAATATAAAAAGTTGCGCTCAGGggaaacaacacaaacatatagGTCGACATGTAAACATACGTGCGAAAACCCTTACCTTAGTTGACTTGGGAGATTTGGGAAACGTACccacatatttttatttaaatctagtattatattttttttcatgccACCGTTATGTTACAGAATGAGACAAATTGTGATTTTCAATTCAAGAAATAATTGTGAATTTCCCAATAAGGTCAAATGAATCAGTTGGACTTACAATATTCTGGAGATGTCATTCTGTCACGTTCTCCACTACATCTTCGGAGAAGGCCTAGCGGCATGCAACCGCCAGCCTATTCACTCTCATCTCAATCTTTTTAAGTTGTCCGTCGTCCGTTCGTTATGTCCaataactgttttgtttttttactaatACCAACAGCAGCGTATGGAAACGTCTTAATATGCAGGGAGATTTATTCCAGAATTAGATGTTCAACTGTTTATTTCCATCATTCTATTGTAATACGATGTCCAGGCAGCCAGCGGGTGTTCTAAATGAGCGCATTCAGgtctagaatgctgctgctcTTCGCCATGATCGGGTCTGCATCGTCTTGGGGAATCGGGCAGGGCGATATCAATAGGGGAGTGTCTGACACGACgctcctctccccctcacctACTCCACAAGCAAGGAAACGTTTAACCCTTTCTACTCTAAGGACAGGGACAAGGTGGAACAGAAGATGCCAACACTAATCGATTACATACACCCACTATATAGCTTCAATTTTCCTTTTGAAAACACAATTTACCCTTCTATCGAAATACAAATACTGCAACTTCCAatatatctttgtgtgtgttcaagCATGCGaaaaaaatgtcaaaacagcatttgatGTTATGCGCTCTGATCTAGACCTACTTCGGCTTAACTTTCTTTGTAAAGGACACAACAACAGGTATTTGGTCTTGCCAACCTTTTTAGGTGGTGAGAAGTGCAATGTCCCTCACATCTTACATCTTAAATTATTCAGGTTCCTCAAACGTGTTTCCCATACTCTCAAACTCCATTCCAAATTAATAAGGGAACATATTTTTAATTAATCTTATGGGCAATTTTTGGCAACATATTTCAAATTAATGGATTGACCCCATTagtaatacaatgtgatttaacAAATGTCTGTTGTCTAATATATTGTGTTGTCAACCCTTAATCATAACTTTaaccaaaatatgttttcaatgaTACCATGTTCGCTATTCTTAGTACAACACACTTTTTACAAAAATTGTTGATTCAATGTGTTACAAATCTGTACTTTTCATACAGCCCTTGAAGTGGCTGTATGAAACAGAACTAAACAGAACTAAAGTGGATACAACCCAGAATGGGACATGTTAATTGATATAGAAGTGCCAGGGGAGTTGACCAATCAAGTTCAATTGAATATTTGTGTGTATCCATCTATATCTCCTGTGAAAACAGGCTGTAAAAACCATTCAGTAATGGGATTACAGACTGTACCAACCATTCAGTAATGGGATTACAGACTGTACCAACCATTCAGTGATGGGATTAAAGACTGTACAAACCATTCAGTAATGGGATTACAGACTGTACAAACCATTCAGTAATGGGATTAAAGACTGTACCAACCATTCAGTAATGGGATTACAGACTGTACCAACCATTCAGTGATGGGATTAAAGACTGTACAAACCATTCAGTAATGGGATTACAGACTGTACAAACCATTCAGTAATGGGATTAAAGAATGTACCAACCATTCTGTAATGGGATTACAGACTGTACAAACCATTCAGTAATGGGATTAAGGGATTAGTATGCAAACTAAGGTGGTAGGCGCCTTCAAGAATGACCTTTTCATTTTTTGCATTTAAGGACTGGTAACTTtggtagagtgtgtgtgtgtgtgtaattgctgTATTATTTTAATCCCTTGTTTCTGGGTCTTGTTCTCAGCCACATGGTCACACTCGATATGGGGAGTATTCCAGATCTCTTTCCTTCCTGGCCTCTATGCTTTCCTAACTGGTGTTGCATATTTCCACATAGGGATGTAAGTAACTCTTACCCTTCATTGTTGAACAATGTCATTACTTCATTGCTCCACTGGCTGTTTGGGATGTGCCTCACTTGTGActcaaagtgaaaaaaaatgtaagtcatTTTCCCATCCCATACATTCCATACTTTACATTTCCACAAACTATCTTGATGCAGTCATAGATCAGATGCCAGAAAAACTGTAGATAATAATgcaaataatatacatattgGACACTCTACAATGAGGACCCATTTTAGTCCAGGAAAACGCAAAGGCTAACTTATTCTATTACCGGCATTATCATTTAAATCATTCTTACAACTACTCATGTGTAACACACTCAAAAAAACGTTGCAAAAGAGTTCTTTTGGGATGAGTTGGTTTCAACCATAATAATCTGAAGAACACTTCTTTAGACAATGTTGTTTTAAGCAAAGGGTTTTTTCAGGCAAGTCTGTAACCACCTAAAAGTCTTTCCATTGAAAGGCAAACTGATTTGACCCTTCCACAATCAAAATCACCTCTACACAGCATCAAAAAggtttgtattaaaaaaatatcctgTTTTCCATGCTGGTATTTCTCTAATTTGCAGAGCGTGAGAAGACGTGTCCAGCGCGACTTTGACAT
This genomic interval carries:
- the LOC105027562 gene encoding transmembrane protein 100, giving the protein MAHLFLPSKVFIPDEPTSKNAIKVPKSVLKMPTANLEKSNNNNTEKDRSIIVTTGPLINEGQLMAATGGAEISCYRCTVPFGVVVLIAGIVVTTVAYTFNSHGSTISVLGLFLLSSGLALLGSSAVCWRVRLGRKKDRRRESQTALMANHGLCVA